CGACGGCGTGGGATGAAACGCGCTTTCTGCAGGGCGAGATCGACGACTACGTCGTCGTGGCTCGCCGCAAAGGGCAGCACTGGTACGTGGGCGCGATGGGCAATGAGAAGGCGCATTCGATTTCGCTGCCGCTGGATTTTCTCGGCGCGGGGAAATTCAAGGCGAAGATCTATGAGGACGGCGCGACACCGACGACGTTGAAAGAGATGACGCGCAACGTGACCGCGGCGGATTCGCTCCAGTTGACGCTGGCACCCTCTGGCGGCGCCGCGATTCAGATCAGAGGCCCCTGACCCAGATTAAAAGGTGACCTGCCGAAAAGGGGACAGATCTATTTATTGGTGCCGCGTCGCGCGGCACCAATAAATAGATCTGTCCCCTTTTCGGCTTACGCAGTGCCGGTCTGATCGCCGCCTTTCTTGGTCTGCAGCGCTTCGCCGAGCGCGACGACCAGCGGTTTCATGAACCAGGAATGCTCGGGGCTCGACGACACTTCGAATCCATACGAACGGATGGATTCGGCCACGATCGGCCCAACGGCCGCGATCATGGTGCGCGTCAACGCCTTGCGCACCAGCGCGGCGGGATGCTGCGTCATCAGGCGCTCGATCTGCAGTTTGCTGGTGAACGCGATCGCGTCCACCTGGCCCGCGGCCATCTTCTCGAGCAAAGCCTGCACGCTCGCATCGTCGGCAGCGTTTCCATAGACGTACGGCGCGACGGTGGTGACCGCGGCGTTCCTTTCGCGCAGGAAGCGCATCAGCGTGAGGTTGGGATCGTTGCCGTAGAGCTGTACGGCGACGCGACGCGCGGAGAGATCTTGCGCTGACAGCGAGCGGATTACGCCATCCGTCGTGGGCTCGGTCGCTTCGATGCCGGGCTTGAGACCGAGCGCGCGCAGCGCCCGCGCCGGCTTCGGGCCGCGCGTCACCGTGCGTAGTTTGCTCAACCCCTCCACGAAGCGTGTTCGCAGTGGCGGATCGTGTTTGTCGATGCAGCTCAGGATGCGCGTCAGGCCTTCACCCGTGATCAGGATGAAATCCTCGAAACCTCCGTCGGCGAGGCGCACGGCGAACGCCAGCACCTGTGCGCTATGCGGCGAATCGTAGATGTTGACCAGCGGACAACGCAGCACCTCGGCGCCACGGCGCTCCAGCAACGCGCTGAGCACTTCCAGCTCGCGCATTTCCGGCACGGCAATCCGCTTGCCCTTGAGATTCCACTCGATCATCGGGGTCGGACAATATCACCGGAGCGGCGTCCGGTGAGAGCGCGGAGGACGGCGTGATTTTCTGCACTGGTTTGCGCGAGCGCGTGCACCCCTCCGCCGTGTTTCGGTGCAGAGCACGCAAAACAGGCCGCCGCACGCCAGATATCCTCCAAAAAAAGCGCTGGCATGCGGATTGCTTCTGCTCGCGTGCGCGGCCTTTCGCGCATGCCGGGGAAGTTAGTTGCGCTCCAGTCGATCACCCAGCCCGCCGGTCGAGCGCCGGATTCGCCAGGCGCATAGAGAATCTCTATGGAGCTTTCTGGAACAGTGCGCCCAGGCGTGGATCGCCGCGTCGCCTAATAAAAATGTCTGGGGGGTCAATATGAAGAATTTGCTGGCCGTGATGGCCGTGGCATGTATTGCGCAGGGTGCAGCGTACGCGGATGGAGTGGATCCGCTACGCAGCGCATTGGCGGCGACGAAGCCGATCGTGGATGCGCGGCTACGCATGGAAAACGTCGACCAGGAGCCGCTGCCGGAGGATGCCGAGGCGCTCACGTTGCGCGCGCGGCTCGGATTTGAAACCGGCAAGGCCTGGAATACCGCACTGCTGATCGAAGGCGAGGGCGTGGTTCCGATCCGGAACGACTATCGCCCCGACCCGGCGATTCCGACCATGACGACGTATCCGGTGGTGGCGGACGCCGAGGCGTACGAGATCAACCGCTTCCAGTTCGTGAACACGAGCCTGCCAGGGACGACGATCACGCTCGGCCGCCAGCGCATCCTGCTCGACGACCAGCGTTTCGTCGGCAATTCCGGCTGGCGGCAGAACGAGCAGACATTCGACGCGTTACGCGTGGTGAACAAGTCGGTGGCCAATCTCACGCTCGACGTGACGTACCTCGACCGCGTGAATCGCGTCAACGGTCCGGATTCGCCGCAGGGCGCATACAAAGGCGACAGCGCGCTGCTCAATGCAGCGTACCAGACCAAGGCGGGCAAGATCACCGCCTTCGGCTATCTACTGGACTTCGAGAACATCGTGGGCGTGCCGGCGGCGGTGCGTGATTCGACCTCGACGTACGGCCTGCGATTCGCGGGCGAACGGCCGGCGGGCAAGGTCAAGATCGGATACCTCGGCTCGTATGCGCAGCAGACCGACTACGCGGACAACCCGCTCGACTTCGATCTCGCCTACTGGACGGTCGAAGGCAACGTCACGTTCCGGCAGTTCGGCGTGGGCGTGGGGCAGGAAACGCTCGAAGGCAATGGCGTGAAAGGATTCACCACACCGCTCGCGTCGCTGCACAAGTTCCAGGGCTGGGCGGACAAGTTCACCGGCACGCCGCCGAATGGCATCGAAGACAAGTACGTCAATCTCAGCGCCACCTTCAAGGGCGTGTCGAAGCTCGACACGCTCGGGTTCGTCGTGAGCTATCACGACTTCGCCGCCGAACACATCTCGGCCGACTACGGCCACGAATGGGACGCCTCGATCGCCGCGAAGTACAAGCGCGCGAACCTGCTGCTCAAGTACGCCGACTACGCACAAGGCGTGCCCGGCGTCGCGCGCACCACCGACAAACTATGGGCGCAAGTGGAATTCATCTTGTAGCCAATCAAGCGGTGCCGGGGTGCAATTGTCGTAATTAGAAAGCGGGCACCATCGTCTAATTACGACAATTGCACCCCGGCACCACTCAACCAAGGGAGAGAAGTTAGATGTCATACCTGGCCCCGGCCGAGTTCGTCGTCAAAATGGTGGATGCTGGCGAGTCGAAGATCTTCATGGCGACGCGCGACACGCTGATCCGCGCCTACATGGCGGGCGCCATCCTCTGTCTCGCGGCGGCGTTTGCGGTCATGGTGAGCCAGCAGACGGGTTATCCCATCATTGGGGCAATCCTTTTCCCGGTGGGGTTCTGCATCCTCTACCTGCTCGGCTTCGACCTGGTCACCGGCGTATTCGTGCTGGCGCCGCTGGCGCTGTTCGACAAACGCCCGGGCGTGACGCTCGGCGGCGTGCTGCGCAACTGGGGGCTGGTGTTCTGCGGCAACTTCGCCGGCGCGTTCACCGTCGCGGTGCTGATGTCCATCACCTACACCTTCGCTTTTACCGAAGAGCCGAATGCCGTCGGCAAGGCCATCGCGCACATCGGCGAGGCGCGAACCCTGGGCTACAAGGAACACGGCGCGGCCGGCATGCTCACGCTTTTCATCCGCGGCATGTTGTGCAACTGGATGGTATCGACCGGCGTGGTCGGCGCGATGATCTCCACCTCCGTGAGCGGCAAGGTGATCGCGATGTGGATGCCGATCATGGTGTTCTTCGCGATGACCTTCGAGCACTCGGTGGTCAACATGTTCCTGTTCCCCTCGGGCATCCTGATGGGCGCGAACTTCAACTGGGCCGATTACTTCATCTGGAACGAAATCCCCACGCTGGTCGGCAATATCGTCGGTGGACTGTCGTTCACCGGACTCACGCTTTATTCGACGCACATCAAGACGGCGCCCAAACGGGCGTTTAAACTCGCCGCCTGACATTCGATGATTCCCCGGCCGCAGGTGCGGCCGGGGCGTCTCAACGCGGGTCGGTGTGCCTCGACAACTCAAAATCTCGCTCGGGCAACACTCCGACAAGGGCCGTAAGGAATCCAACCAGGATTTTCACGGCGTCTGCATTCCGCAGGAGCCGCAACTCACGGCGAAGGGCATCGCGATCGCGCTTGCCGACGGTATCAGCACGAGCAGCGTGAGCCAGGCCGCGAGCCAGGCGACGGTCAAGAGCCTGCTCGAGGACTACTACTGCACGTCGCACGCCTGGTCGGTGCGCAGGTCCGTGCAGCAGGTGCTGACCGCCATCAACTCCTGGCTGTGGGCGCAGACACGCCAGAGCCAGTTCCGTTATGAGATCGAGCACGGCTACGTCTGCACACTGAGCGCGCTGGTGCTCAAGTCCAACACCGCCTATCTGTTTCATGTCGGCGATTCGCGGATCTGCCGCGTGCGCGGCGAGACGCTCGAGCAGCTCACGCAGGATCATCGTGTCTGGGTGTCGCAGGAGCAAAGCCATCTGAGCCGCGCGTTCGGCATGCAGGGCGAGATCGACATCGACTACCAGGCGCTGCAGCTGGTAGTTGGGGACGTATTCTTCTGCGCCACCGATGGCGTCCATGAGTTCGTCGACGCGAGGTTCATCGCGCAGGCAATCACGGCGAATGCGCAGGACCTCGATGCGGCGGCGCGCGCCATCGTCGCGGAAGCGCTCGAACGCGGCAGCATCGACAACCTGACCGCGCAGATCGTGCGGATCGAGGAATTGCCCGACCAGAATGCCGACGAGATTCTGCGCAATCTGAGCCAGCTGCCTTTCCCGCCGCTGCTGGTACCGCGGGAGTTGTTCGACGGTTATCGCATCGTGCGCGAGATCCACGCCAGTGCGCGCAGTCATGTCTATCTTGCGTCGGATGACGACGCGCATCCGCCGGTGGTGATCAAGACGCTTTCCACGGAGCTGCAGCAGGATCCGGCGCAGGTCGACCGGTTTCTCATGGAGGACTGGATCGCGCGGCGTATCAACAACGCGCACGTGATGCGGCCGATCGAGGCCACGCGTCCGCGCAGCTTCATCTACACGGTGAGCGAGTACATCGACGGGCAGACCCTGTCGCAGTGGATGATCGACAACCCGAAGCCAGACCTCGAAACGGTGCGCGGCATCGTCGAGCAGATCGCAAAGGGCGTCACTGCATTTCACCGGCTCGAAATGCTGCACCAGGATCTGCGGCCCGCGAATGTCATGATCGACCGCAGCGGCACGGTGAAGATCGTGGATTTTGGTTCCACGCGGGTCGCCGGCATCGTGGAATCATCACGTGCCGCGGCGAACGCCCACTTGTTAGGCACCGCCCAGTACACCGCGCCGGAGTACTTCCTGGGCGAGCCGGGCACACCGGCTTCGGATCAGTTCTCGCTCGGCGTCATCGCGTACCAGATGTTGTCGGGTCGATTGCCGTACGGCGCGGAGGTGTCCCGTTCACGCACGCGGGCCGCCCAGCGGCGTCTCACGTACCGCTCGGTGCTCCATGACGAACGCGAGATCCCTGCGTGGATCGATGACGTGCTCAGGAAGGCCACACATCCGGATCCGCTCAAGCGCTACCAGGAGCTGTCGGAGTTCGTGCACGATCTGCGGCACCCGAGCGCGGCATATCTCACGCGTACGCGCCCGCCGCTGCTCGAACGCAATCCCGCAGCGTTCTGGAAGGGCGTGTCGCTGATCCTGGCGATCGTGATCGTGGTGCTGCTGGCGGGTGCCGGGTGAGGAAAGTGGGGAAAGCCGCTTTCCCCACTTTCCTCACCCGGCACCCGCGGGGCATATATATAGAGTGCGGTTTCACATAACTCATTGATCGGAAAGGCATTCGATTGGGACGGTGAATGGCCGGCCGGCTCCGATCCATCCAGCCGGAACTCGGGCTTGCGATGCAAAACGCCCCTGCCTATACTGCGCGCCCTTTCGCGGGGTCCCCAAGCGTCTGCTTTGTGGCCAAGCGATTGAATATCAGCGAAATCGGGCGAGGTTGGGCGGGCCTTCGGGCTCAAATCCAAGACCACTCGAGCTTCGCGGCCCTGTTCTGCGGCCGCGTCTCTCCAGTGTTCCCTCGTTCGACCTAGCTACACCGCGAGTGCCAATCGAAGCACTGGCAGGAACGAGAGGATAGTCATGAGCGTTGCTCTTATTGGCCGCAAGGCCGGCATGACCCGCATCTTCACCGATGCAGGCGAGACGGTTCCCGTAACCGTCATCGAAGTGCTGCCGAACCGCATCACTCAGGTGAAGTCCGTCGACAAGGACGGCTACCGCTCCATTCAGGTCAGCTACGGCAAGAAGCGCCCGCAGCTGCTGTCGAAGGCCGCCGCCGGTCATTACGCGAAAGCGAATGTCGAGCCGGGCCGCTCGCTGGTGGAATTCCGCCTGACGGACAAAGAGGGCACGGACCTCGCCGTCGGCAGTGAGCTCAAGGCCGGCATCTTCGAAGTCGGTGCTATTGTCGATGTCACCGGCACCACGATCGGCAAGGGCTTCGCGGGCACGATGAAGCGTCACAACTTCGCGGGCCACCATGCGTCACACGGTGTCTCCGTGTCGCACAGAACCCCGGGCTCGATCGGCCAGCGCCAGACGCCAGGCCGCGTGTTCCAGGGCAAGCGCATGTCGGGCCACATGGGTGTCATGCGCCGCACGATCGAGAATCTGAAAGTCGTCGAGATCGATGCCGAACGCAATCTGCTGCTGATCCGCGGCGCGGTCCCGGGCGCTGAAGGCGGCCAGGTCATCGTGCGTCCGTCGACCAAGGCTGCGCGCCAGAAGCTGCGCAAGAAGATCGCGCCGGCCAAGATCAACGCCGGCACGTCCAACAAGAAGTAATTGGCGGCACACATGGAACTCAAAGTCATCAATGGTGGCGCCGCGTTGAAGGTTTCCGAGGAGACCTTCGGCAAGGAATTCAACCAGGCGCTGGTGCACCAGGTAGTCACGGCCTATCGCAACGGCGGTCGCGCGGGCACGAAGGCCCAGCTGACCAAGGCCGAAGTGCGTGGCGGTGGTCGCAAGCCGCGTCCGCAGAAGGGTGGCGGCACGTCGCGCGCCGGCTCGATCCGCTCGCCCATCTGGGTCGGCGGTGGCCGTGCATTCGCCGCGAAGCCGCGCGATTTCGCGCAGAAAGTGAACAAGAAGATGTATCGCGGCGCGATCCAGTCGATGCTGTCGGAGCTCGTCCGCCAGGATCGTCTGATCGTCACGCAGGCGTTCACGGTCAATGAGCCGAAGACGAAGCTGGTCGCCGCGGAGCTCAAGAAGCTCGGCCTCGCGAAAGTGCTGATCATCGTCGAAGGCATCGACGAGAAGCTGTTCATGGCCGCGCGCAACCTCATGCACGTGCAGGTGCTGCCGGTGTCGCTGCTCAATCCGTTGTCGCTGGTGAGCTACGACAAGGTGTTGATCACCGTTCCTGCCGTGAAGCTCATCGAGGAGAAACTGCAGTGAGCCCCGCCAAGAAAGCCGCCCCGAAGGCGGAAGCCAAGACCGACGCCAGGACAGAAATCAAAGCCGTCGACGAAGTGAAGGTCGCCGGCGAGAAGAAAGCCGCCAAGAAGGCGAAAGTGAAGGCGGTGGTCGCCGAGCGCAAGACGAGCCAGGAAAAGCTCATCAACGTGCTGCTCGCCCCGCACATCACCGAGAAGACCTCGCTCGCGATGCAGAACAACAATTCCTACGCGTTCCGCGTGCGCCGCGATTCGACCAAGCCGGACATCAAGGCCGCGGTCGAGCTCATGTTCGGCGTGAAGGTCGCGAAAGTGAATCTGGTCAACGAGATTGGCAAGACGCGTCGGTTCGGCAAGACCCTGGGCCGCACGCAGGACCTCAAGAAGGCCTATGTTCGCCTGGCCCCGGGCCAGACGATCGACTACGAAGCCAAGCTCAAAGCCTGACGGAAGGTAGATAGACATGCCAGTCATCAAGATGAAACCGACGTCGCCGGGCACGCGCTTCGTCGTCAAGCTCGACAAGTCGCACCTGCACAAGGGCGGCCCGTACGAGCCGCTGACGAAACCGAAGCAGAGCCACTCGGGCCGCAACAACGTCGGCCGGATCACCACGCGCCACCAGGGCAGCGGGCATTCGCACAAATACCGTGTCATCGATTTCCGTCGCGACAAGGACGGCATCAAGGGCGTGGTCGAGCGCATCGAGCACGATCCGAACCGCACCAGCCACATCGCGCTGATCAAGTACTCCGATGGCGAGCGCCGTTACATCCTCGCCACCAAGGGCATGGCCCCCGGCGACGAAATCCGCTCGGGTGCCGATTCGCCGATCAAGGCCGGCAACGCCATGCAGCTGCGCCACATCCCGGTCGGCTCGATCGTGCACAACATCGAACTCAAGCCCGGCAAGGGCGGCCAGATGGCGCGCAGCGCCGGCAACTCGGCCAGCTTCACCGCGCGCGAAGGCATCTACGCCACGCTGCGCCTGAAGTCGGGCGAGAGCCGCAAGGTGCACGTCGACTGCCGCGCCACGATCGGCGAAGTGTCGAACGACGAACACAACCTCAAGGTGTACGGCAAGGCCGGCGCGAAGCGCTGGCTCGGCATCCGCCCGACCGTTCGCGGCCAGGCGATGAACCCGGTCGATCACCCGCACGGTGGTGGTGAAGGTAAATCCGGACAGGGCAACCCGCACCCGGTCAGCCCGTGGGGCCAGAACGCCAAGGGTCTCAAGACGCGCCGCAATAAACGCACGACCAACATGATCGTGCAGCGTCGCCAGAATCGAATTCGTTAAGAGGATCTGACATGCCTCGTTCACTGAAAAAAGGTCCGTTCGTCGATCTGCACCTTCTGAAGAAGGTGGAGACCGCCGCTGCCAAGAGCGACCGCAAACCGATCAAGACCTGGTCGCGCCGCTCGATGGTCATTCCCGACATGGTGGGTCTCACGATCGCCGTGCATAACGGCCGCCAGCACATTCCGGTGCTGATCACCGAGAACATGGTCGGTCACAAGCTGGGTGAGTTCTCGCCGACGCGCACCTTCAAGGCGCACTCGGGCGACAAGAAAGTCGAGGCCTCCGCTTAGTCGCGGTAGATAGATCATGCAAGCAACCGCAAAGCTCAAGTACGCGCGCATCTCGCCGCAGAAGGTCCGGCTCGTGGCCGACACCGTGCGCGGGTCGGACGTGTCCAAGGCGCTCAACATCCTGAAGTTCATGCCGAAGAAAGGCGCGGACCTCGTCTACAAGGTGTTGTGGTCGGCCGTGGAAAACGCGCAGAACAACCAGGGCGCCGACGTCGATGACCTCAAGGTCACGCTGATCCACGTCGACGCCGCCCCGGTGCTCAAGCGCTTCGGCGCGCGCGCCAAGGGCCGCGGCACGCGCATCGTCAAACGCAACAGTCACATCACCGTCGCCGTCGGCGATGGCAAGAAGGACGAGTAAGTCATGGGTCAAAAGGTAAATCCGGTTGCCATTCGCTTAGGCATCACCCGTGACTGGGTGTCCAAGTGGTACGCCAACAAGAAGCAGTTCCCGATCCAAGTGCACACGGATTTCCGCGTGCGCCAGTTCCTCAAGACCAAGCTCGCCGACGCCTCCGTCAGCCGCATCCTCATCGATCGCGCGGCCAAGCGCGTCAACATCACGATCCAGACCGCGCGTCCGGGCATCGTGATCGGCAAGAAGGGTGAGGACATCGAGAAGCTGCGCGCCGAGACGGCCAAGATGCTCAAGCTGCCGCCGACCGACGTGCGCCTGAACATCGCCGAGATCAGAAAGCCCGAGCTCGATGCGCAGCTGGTCGCCGACGGCATCGCGCAGCAGATCGAGAAGCGCGTGATGTTCCGCCGCGCCATGAAGCGCGCCGTGATGAGCACGATGCGTTCCGGTGCCCTGGGCGTCAAAGTGCGCCTCTCGGGCCGCCTCAACGGTTCGGAAATCGCGCGTACGGAATGGGCCCGTGAAGGCCGCGTGCCGCTGCATACCTTCCGTGCCGACATCGACTACGGCCTGGGCGAAGCCCGCACTACCTACGGCGTCATCGGCGTCAAGGTGTGGATCTTCAAGGGCGAAGTGTTCGACAAGGCCGAGCTCGCGCAACAGGCGGAGAACGTCGAAGCCGCGCAGGCTGCGCAGGGCGCCGCCGCGAATGCGGCAGCTGCTGCTGCCGCCGCGCCGACGACGCCGGCTGCCTAACTAAGGTCCCATATTTATGTCCATGCTCCAGCCCAAGCGCACCAAGTACCGCAAGCAGTTCAAGGGAAAGAACACCGGCTTCGCCCAGCGCGGCAGCAAGGTGTCCTTCGGTGAATTCGGCTTGAAGGCGACCAGCCGCGCC
This sequence is a window from Pseudomonadota bacterium. Protein-coding genes within it:
- a CDS encoding uroporphyrinogen-III synthase, which codes for MIEWNLKGKRIAVPEMRELEVLSALLERRGAEVLRCPLVNIYDSPHSAQVLAFAVRLADGGFEDFILITGEGLTRILSCIDKHDPPLRTRFVEGLSKLRTVTRGPKPARALRALGLKPGIEATEPTTDGVIRSLSAQDLSARRVAVQLYGNDPNLTLMRFLRERNAAVTTVAPYVYGNAADDASVQALLEKMAAGQVDAIAFTSKLQIERLMTQHPAALVRKALTRTMIAAVGPIVAESIRSYGFEVSSSPEHSWFMKPLVVALGEALQTKKGGDQTGTA
- the rpsS gene encoding 30S ribosomal protein S19 codes for the protein MPRSLKKGPFVDLHLLKKVETAAAKSDRKPIKTWSRRSMVIPDMVGLTIAVHNGRQHIPVLITENMVGHKLGEFSPTRTFKAHSGDKKVEASA
- the rpsC gene encoding 30S ribosomal protein S3; translated protein: MGQKVNPVAIRLGITRDWVSKWYANKKQFPIQVHTDFRVRQFLKTKLADASVSRILIDRAAKRVNITIQTARPGIVIGKKGEDIEKLRAETAKMLKLPPTDVRLNIAEIRKPELDAQLVADGIAQQIEKRVMFRRAMKRAVMSTMRSGALGVKVRLSGRLNGSEIARTEWAREGRVPLHTFRADIDYGLGEARTTYGVIGVKVWIFKGEVFDKAELAQQAENVEAAQAAQGAAANAAAAAAAAPTTPAA
- a CDS encoding formate/nitrite transporter family protein, with product MSYLAPAEFVVKMVDAGESKIFMATRDTLIRAYMAGAILCLAAAFAVMVSQQTGYPIIGAILFPVGFCILYLLGFDLVTGVFVLAPLALFDKRPGVTLGGVLRNWGLVFCGNFAGAFTVAVLMSITYTFAFTEEPNAVGKAIAHIGEARTLGYKEHGAAGMLTLFIRGMLCNWMVSTGVVGAMISTSVSGKVIAMWMPIMVFFAMTFEHSVVNMFLFPSGILMGANFNWADYFIWNEIPTLVGNIVGGLSFTGLTLYSTHIKTAPKRAFKLAA
- the rplV gene encoding 50S ribosomal protein L22; translated protein: MQATAKLKYARISPQKVRLVADTVRGSDVSKALNILKFMPKKGADLVYKVLWSAVENAQNNQGADVDDLKVTLIHVDAAPVLKRFGARAKGRGTRIVKRNSHITVAVGDGKKDE
- the rplW gene encoding 50S ribosomal protein L23, producing MVAERKTSQEKLINVLLAPHITEKTSLAMQNNNSYAFRVRRDSTKPDIKAAVELMFGVKVAKVNLVNEIGKTRRFGKTLGRTQDLKKAYVRLAPGQTIDYEAKLKA
- the rplD gene encoding 50S ribosomal protein L4 is translated as MELKVINGGAALKVSEETFGKEFNQALVHQVVTAYRNGGRAGTKAQLTKAEVRGGGRKPRPQKGGGTSRAGSIRSPIWVGGGRAFAAKPRDFAQKVNKKMYRGAIQSMLSELVRQDRLIVTQAFTVNEPKTKLVAAELKKLGLAKVLIIVEGIDEKLFMAARNLMHVQVLPVSLLNPLSLVSYDKVLITVPAVKLIEEKLQ
- a CDS encoding bifunctional protein-serine/threonine kinase/phosphatase; the encoded protein is MPRQLKISLGQHSDKGRKESNQDFHGVCIPQEPQLTAKGIAIALADGISTSSVSQAASQATVKSLLEDYYCTSHAWSVRRSVQQVLTAINSWLWAQTRQSQFRYEIEHGYVCTLSALVLKSNTAYLFHVGDSRICRVRGETLEQLTQDHRVWVSQEQSHLSRAFGMQGEIDIDYQALQLVVGDVFFCATDGVHEFVDARFIAQAITANAQDLDAAARAIVAEALERGSIDNLTAQIVRIEELPDQNADEILRNLSQLPFPPLLVPRELFDGYRIVREIHASARSHVYLASDDDAHPPVVIKTLSTELQQDPAQVDRFLMEDWIARRINNAHVMRPIEATRPRSFIYTVSEYIDGQTLSQWMIDNPKPDLETVRGIVEQIAKGVTAFHRLEMLHQDLRPANVMIDRSGTVKIVDFGSTRVAGIVESSRAAANAHLLGTAQYTAPEYFLGEPGTPASDQFSLGVIAYQMLSGRLPYGAEVSRSRTRAAQRRLTYRSVLHDEREIPAWIDDVLRKATHPDPLKRYQELSEFVHDLRHPSAAYLTRTRPPLLERNPAAFWKGVSLILAIVIVVLLAGAG
- the rplB gene encoding 50S ribosomal protein L2, with the protein product MPVIKMKPTSPGTRFVVKLDKSHLHKGGPYEPLTKPKQSHSGRNNVGRITTRHQGSGHSHKYRVIDFRRDKDGIKGVVERIEHDPNRTSHIALIKYSDGERRYILATKGMAPGDEIRSGADSPIKAGNAMQLRHIPVGSIVHNIELKPGKGGQMARSAGNSASFTAREGIYATLRLKSGESRKVHVDCRATIGEVSNDEHNLKVYGKAGAKRWLGIRPTVRGQAMNPVDHPHGGGEGKSGQGNPHPVSPWGQNAKGLKTRRNKRTTNMIVQRRQNRIR
- the rplC gene encoding 50S ribosomal protein L3 produces the protein MSVALIGRKAGMTRIFTDAGETVPVTVIEVLPNRITQVKSVDKDGYRSIQVSYGKKRPQLLSKAAAGHYAKANVEPGRSLVEFRLTDKEGTDLAVGSELKAGIFEVGAIVDVTGTTIGKGFAGTMKRHNFAGHHASHGVSVSHRTPGSIGQRQTPGRVFQGKRMSGHMGVMRRTIENLKVVEIDAERNLLLIRGAVPGAEGGQVIVRPSTKAARQKLRKKIAPAKINAGTSNKK
- a CDS encoding alginate export family protein, producing MKNLLAVMAVACIAQGAAYADGVDPLRSALAATKPIVDARLRMENVDQEPLPEDAEALTLRARLGFETGKAWNTALLIEGEGVVPIRNDYRPDPAIPTMTTYPVVADAEAYEINRFQFVNTSLPGTTITLGRQRILLDDQRFVGNSGWRQNEQTFDALRVVNKSVANLTLDVTYLDRVNRVNGPDSPQGAYKGDSALLNAAYQTKAGKITAFGYLLDFENIVGVPAAVRDSTSTYGLRFAGERPAGKVKIGYLGSYAQQTDYADNPLDFDLAYWTVEGNVTFRQFGVGVGQETLEGNGVKGFTTPLASLHKFQGWADKFTGTPPNGIEDKYVNLSATFKGVSKLDTLGFVVSYHDFAAEHISADYGHEWDASIAAKYKRANLLLKYADYAQGVPGVARTTDKLWAQVEFIL